In Pleurocapsa sp. PCC 7319, the following are encoded in one genomic region:
- a CDS encoding peptidylprolyl isomerase → MKQTLKINQTAIVNHLKLSRQLDRIVEGVATCQIIESKAAELGIIVNDEELQQAADDFRLTQNLNNIEATWQWLESNHLSMDDFEALIHTDTLTKKLVQHLFSDRVESFFYQNQLDYTGVAMYELILDDEDLAIELFCALQEGEVSFQEISRRYESNPVRRRSGGYCGVLQRQNLKPEISAAVFAASPPQLLKPIITSMGVHLILVEEIIRPRLDEELQNQIMSTLFSEWLQQQLEEVQIVTEFSENKQNVLIQ, encoded by the coding sequence TATTGTAGAGGGAGTAGCTACCTGTCAAATTATTGAATCTAAAGCGGCTGAGTTAGGCATTATTGTTAATGATGAAGAACTTCAGCAAGCAGCTGATGATTTCCGTTTAACTCAAAATTTAAACAATATCGAAGCTACATGGCAGTGGTTAGAAAGCAATCATTTATCTATGGATGATTTTGAAGCTTTGATCCACACTGATACACTGACGAAAAAACTGGTTCAACATCTTTTTAGCGATCGCGTTGAATCCTTTTTCTATCAAAATCAGCTCGACTATACGGGGGTAGCGATGTACGAACTGATATTAGACGATGAAGATCTGGCGATCGAATTATTCTGCGCTCTTCAAGAAGGGGAAGTGAGTTTCCAAGAAATTTCTAGAAGATATGAATCTAATCCTGTTCGCCGTCGCTCAGGGGGGTATTGTGGAGTACTGCAACGACAAAACCTGAAACCTGAAATATCTGCCGCCGTATTTGCAGCTTCCCCTCCTCAACTATTGAAACCAATAATTACATCTATGGGAGTTCATCTCATCTTAGTTGAAGAGATCATTCGACCCCGGTTAGATGAAGAGTTACAAAATCAAATTATGTCAACTTTATTCTCCGAGTGGCTACAACAACAGCTAGAAGAAGTTCAAATAGTTACGGAGTTTAGTGAAAACAAGCAAAATGTTCTAATTCAATAA